One genomic window of Mustela erminea isolate mMusErm1 chromosome 13, mMusErm1.Pri, whole genome shotgun sequence includes the following:
- the LOC116572406 gene encoding testis-specific serine/threonine-protein kinase 1, producing the protein MDDAAVLKRRGYIMGINLGEGSYAKVKSAYSERLKFNVAVKIIDRKKAPTDFLEKFLPREIEILAMLNHRSIVKTYEIFETSDGKVYIVMELGVQGDLLEFIKTRGALHEDDARKKFHQLSSAIKYCHDLDVVHRDLKCENLLLDKDFNIKLSDFGFSKRCLRDDSGRIILSKTFCGSAAYAAPEVLQGIPYQPKVYDIWSLGVILYIMVCGSMPYDDSNIKKMLRIQKEHRVNFPRSKHLTGECKDLIYRMLQPDVNRRLHIDEILSHCWVQPKVRGLSSAAIHKEGESSRGAEPSRTPETPDKKSATKLEPREEAGPETQSEPKPNEEETLQVPVSRQSDTMDLNGELPGRVIEEEALPQP; encoded by the coding sequence ATGGATGACGCTGCCGTCCTCAAACGACGAGGCTACATCATGGGGATAAATTTGGGAGAGGGCTCGTACGCAAAAGTCAAATCCGCTTACTCTGAGCGCCTGAAGTTCAACGTGGCGGTTAAGATCATCGACCGCAAGAAAGCCCCCACGGACTTCTTGGAGAAATTCCTTCCCCGGGAAATTGAGATTCTGGCCATGCTAAACCACCGCTCCATTGTCAAGACCTATGAGATCTTCGAGACATCAGATGGCAAGGTCTACATTGTCATGGAGCTTGGGGTCCAGGGTGACCTCCTGGAGTTCATCAAAACCCGGGGAGCCCTGCATGAGGACGATGCTCGCAAGAAGTTCCACCAGCTCTCCTCAGCCATCAAGTACTGCCACGACCTGGACGTCGTCCACCGAGATCTCAAGTGTGAGAACCTTCTCCTCGACAAGGACTTCAACATCAAGCTGTCTGACTTCGGCTTCTCCAAGCGCTGCCTGCGGGACGACAGCGGCCGCATCATCCTCAGCAAGACCTTCTGTGGGTCAGCGGCGTATGCGGCCCCCGAGGTGCTACAGGGCATCCCCTACCAGCCCAAGGTGTATGACATCTGGAGCCTGGGCGTGATCCTCTACATCATGGTCTGTGGCTCCATGCCCTACGATGACTCCAACATCAAGAAGATGCTGCGCATCCAGAAGGAGCACCGTGTCAACTTCCCCCGCTCCAAGCACCTGACTGGTGAGTGCAAGGACCTCATCTACCGCATGCTACAGCCGGACGTCAACCGGCGCCTGCACATCGACGAGATCCTCAGCCACTGTTGGGTGCAGCCCAAGGTGCGGGGCCTGTCCTCTGCAGCCATCCACAAGGAAGGGGAGAGCTCCCGGGGTGCTGAGCCCTCACGGACCCCTGAGACCCCTGACAAAAAGTCTGCCACCAAGCTGGAGCCCCGGGAGGAGGCAGGGCCCGAGACACAGTCCGAGCCAAAACCCAACGAGGAGGAGACTTTGCAAGTGCCAGTGTCAAGGCAATCAGACACCATGGACCTTAACGGAGAGCTGCCCGGCAGAGTGATAGAGGAAGAGGCCCTCCCACAACCCTGA